One stretch of Pradoshia sp. D12 DNA includes these proteins:
- a CDS encoding chemotaxis protein CheC codes for MSYLDSITHLQLDTLKEIGNIGAGNAATALSLLVNKPVMMSVPSVKIATFDETMELAGGADNVVASVYMRIEGDITGNMYFILSLSQATRFINQMTGSNQFSFDHSLDDEISLSALTEMGNILSGSYLSSLSDFTGMKIYPSVPVLGIDMVGALLGYGLLEFSQVGDYAIIIDTDFTESDSKEEKDVNGHFFLLPDPESFDTLFSTLGVNME; via the coding sequence ATGTCATATCTGGATTCCATAACACATCTCCAACTGGATACCTTAAAGGAAATTGGTAATATCGGTGCAGGTAATGCTGCGACTGCTTTATCTCTATTAGTGAACAAACCGGTTATGATGAGTGTCCCTTCCGTGAAAATTGCAACATTTGACGAAACAATGGAGCTTGCAGGAGGAGCGGATAATGTTGTAGCCAGTGTTTACATGAGAATAGAAGGTGACATCACCGGCAATATGTATTTTATCCTTTCTTTATCGCAGGCAACCAGATTTATTAACCAAATGACCGGTTCCAATCAATTTTCCTTTGATCATTCATTGGATGATGAAATTTCTTTATCTGCCCTGACAGAAATGGGCAATATTCTATCTGGCTCGTATTTATCTTCCTTGTCTGATTTTACTGGTATGAAAATATATCCTTCTGTTCCTGTGCTGGGGATTGATATGGTGGGAGCCTTGCTCGGGTATGGATTACTGGAATTTTCCCAAGTTGGCGATTATGCGATTATCATTGATACGGATTTTACCGAGTCTGATAGTAAGGAAGAAAAAGATGTAAATGGGCACTTTTTCTTACTGCCTGATCCTGAATCATTTGATACACTCTTTTCCACATTGGGAGTGAATATGGAATGA
- a CDS encoding FliA/WhiG family RNA polymerase sigma factor: MSQVSTGEEQTYWHKWLEGRDAQAGDILAKKYLPLVSYHVQRISVNLPKNVNRDDIRSLANMGLFDALEKFDPSRDLKFETYASFRIRGAIIDGLRKEDWLPRSTREKAKLIDSTIEALEQKNMRNITPVEIAEELGITEDEVVKITNENFFSNILSMDEQPHDTHSEQEAQSYTVKDERMLSPEEALVKKELLKEMGDLIHRLSEKEQLVLDLFYRQELTLTEIGYILKLSTSRISQIHSRALFKLKELLAKTIYR; this comes from the coding sequence ATGTCTCAAGTGAGTACCGGTGAAGAACAGACGTATTGGCATAAATGGCTTGAAGGCCGGGACGCGCAGGCTGGAGACATATTGGCAAAAAAATACTTGCCATTGGTCAGTTATCATGTACAACGAATTTCAGTGAACCTGCCTAAAAATGTGAATAGAGATGATATAAGAAGTTTAGCGAATATGGGTCTATTTGATGCTTTAGAAAAATTCGACCCATCCCGTGATTTAAAATTTGAGACCTATGCTTCCTTTCGAATTAGGGGAGCCATTATAGATGGATTGCGTAAAGAAGATTGGTTGCCAAGAAGTACGAGAGAAAAAGCAAAATTAATAGATTCGACTATAGAAGCGTTAGAGCAGAAGAATATGCGTAATATCACACCTGTTGAAATTGCCGAAGAATTAGGGATTACAGAGGATGAGGTTGTCAAAATCACGAATGAGAATTTCTTTTCCAATATTTTATCAATGGATGAACAGCCGCATGATACTCACTCGGAACAGGAAGCGCAATCGTATACAGTGAAAGACGAGCGCATGCTATCTCCTGAAGAAGCCCTTGTTAAAAAAGAATTGCTCAAAGAGATGGGAGACCTCATTCATAGGCTAAGTGAAAAAGAACAATTAGTGTTGGACTTATTTTATCGGCAGGAGCTGACTCTTACAGAGATCGGCTACATTTTGAAGCTATCGACTTCGAGAATTTCACAAATACATTCACGTGCACTATTTAAATTAAAAGAGTTATTAGCAAAAACAATCTACCGCTAA
- a CDS encoding MinD/ParA family protein, which translates to MYDQAELLRQKIQYKKEEPSAKVIAVVSGKGGVGKSNFSLNFSIGLAKQNKKVLIIDIDVGMGNINILIGQTGRYTIANHFNEGIPLRMAISAGPEGIHYIPGGTGLTNFFKMDQKQFAHFSHQFQSILEEYDFIILDMGAGISEQSLQFIVSANELIYITTPEPTAITDAYSMMKYLVSRTDAPFYLLCNRASSRKEGNEVILRLTRAAQQFLHKEIVALGILPDDKTVQKAVIRQIPFILLNSRAPSSEALNKIIAQYMGSVDKEGNSPASFMKKMKNFLFERQA; encoded by the coding sequence ATGTATGACCAAGCGGAACTGCTTCGACAAAAGATACAATATAAAAAAGAAGAGCCATCTGCCAAAGTAATTGCAGTTGTAAGTGGAAAAGGCGGAGTCGGTAAATCCAATTTTTCATTAAATTTTTCAATTGGACTCGCTAAGCAAAATAAAAAAGTATTGATTATAGATATTGATGTAGGAATGGGAAATATCAATATCTTAATAGGCCAAACGGGCAGATATACAATAGCAAATCATTTTAATGAGGGGATCCCTCTAAGGATGGCTATTTCTGCTGGGCCTGAAGGAATCCATTATATTCCTGGGGGTACAGGTTTAACAAATTTTTTTAAAATGGATCAAAAACAATTTGCTCACTTTAGCCATCAATTTCAAAGCATTCTGGAAGAATATGATTTTATTATTTTGGATATGGGTGCGGGAATATCAGAACAATCCTTGCAATTTATCGTTTCTGCGAATGAATTGATTTATATTACAACACCAGAGCCAACGGCAATAACGGATGCTTATTCCATGATGAAATATCTTGTTAGCAGAACGGATGCACCGTTCTATCTTCTCTGTAACCGGGCTTCAAGCCGGAAAGAAGGCAATGAGGTCATTTTACGTTTAACGAGAGCTGCGCAACAGTTTTTACATAAAGAAATCGTGGCACTTGGGATTTTGCCAGATGATAAAACGGTACAAAAAGCAGTCATAAGACAAATTCCATTTATCCTCTTGAATTCTCGGGCTCCATCTAGTGAAGCACTAAACAAAATCATTGCTCAGTATATGGGAAGCGTGGATAAAGAGGGCAATTCACCTGCTTCGTTTATGAAAAAGATGAAGAATTTTCTTTTCGAAAGGCAGGCTTAA
- the flhF gene encoding flagellar biosynthesis protein FlhF, with product MNVKKFTGISMQEVMSKIRAEFGNDAVILNSKVVNSNGILGLFKKKSFEVIAALDTDSVESKKTTFTKVNKDTIPSIKKESIEQPVQFSNSTKKDIDNPSNEILKKLHDMKQMLSLESKYNHFPDPLRELHHQLVVMELDKHIIDKLLEYLLGKWRNNQRSAEMTKADLSELVHIYLLEQLKNFAVNGEQLFKRKYINIVGPTGVGKTTTIAKIAAEYVIKHNKKIAFITTDTYRIAAIEQLKTYAEILRVPVEVAYNSDDFKQAAERFAHYDHVFIDTAGRNFRNQEFVEELKGLIDFNIDMLTYLVLSATSKEIDMTAIYNQFSIIPIHGAIFTKLDETAYHGSVVNFILKHHVPVIYMTNGQDVPDDIIATTPDKIVKMVCGGHLYV from the coding sequence ATGAATGTGAAGAAGTTTACAGGGATATCCATGCAAGAAGTGATGAGTAAAATACGGGCGGAATTTGGAAATGATGCCGTCATATTAAATTCAAAAGTAGTCAATAGCAATGGTATTCTTGGTCTATTTAAAAAGAAATCATTTGAAGTGATTGCCGCATTGGATACCGATTCAGTGGAAAGTAAAAAAACAACATTCACGAAGGTAAATAAAGATACGATTCCATCCATAAAAAAGGAATCAATTGAACAACCTGTTCAATTTTCCAATTCAACAAAAAAAGATATCGATAACCCATCTAATGAAATACTTAAAAAATTGCACGATATGAAACAAATGTTATCACTAGAATCCAAATACAATCACTTTCCAGATCCATTAAGAGAATTACACCATCAGCTTGTTGTAATGGAGTTGGATAAGCATATAATCGACAAACTGTTGGAGTATCTATTGGGAAAATGGAGGAATAATCAAAGGTCTGCTGAAATGACTAAGGCGGACCTATCAGAGCTGGTCCATATCTACTTACTTGAACAATTAAAGAATTTTGCCGTTAATGGTGAGCAATTATTTAAGAGAAAATATATAAATATTGTAGGTCCGACTGGTGTTGGGAAAACCACTACAATTGCAAAAATTGCAGCTGAATATGTGATTAAGCATAATAAAAAAATTGCGTTCATCACTACGGACACCTATCGAATCGCAGCTATTGAACAATTGAAAACATATGCAGAGATATTGAGAGTACCAGTCGAAGTGGCGTATAACAGTGATGATTTTAAACAAGCTGCTGAGCGTTTTGCCCATTACGATCATGTATTTATAGATACAGCAGGCAGAAATTTTCGAAATCAGGAATTTGTTGAGGAACTTAAAGGGCTGATTGATTTTAATATCGATATGCTGACATATCTTGTCCTTTCCGCTACTTCCAAAGAGATTGATATGACAGCGATCTATAACCAGTTTTCCATAATACCCATTCACGGAGCTATTTTTACCAAATTAGATGAAACTGCCTATCATGGTTCCGTGGTGAATTTTATTCTTAAACATCATGTTCCAGTTATTTATATGACAAATGGACAAGATGTTCCCGATGATATTATTGCTACCACCCCGGACAAAATTGTCAAAATGGTATGTGGAGGTCATTTATATGTATGA
- a CDS encoding chemotaxis protein CheW translates to MADNDNRQMQKVIVFELVNKEYAIPVEYVLSIEKVSTITRVPGVEPFVMGVINLKGTITPIIDLRMRFGLEQKEYDESSRIIIISFNEFEVGLIVDSARDVLEFPADLIEPQPKVIGMQEIDFINGVVKVDKRLLILIKLERILQVLGTTQSI, encoded by the coding sequence ATGGCTGACAATGATAATAGACAGATGCAGAAAGTTATAGTCTTTGAGTTAGTGAATAAAGAATATGCAATACCTGTCGAGTATGTGCTGTCTATCGAAAAAGTATCAACTATTACAAGAGTTCCGGGTGTAGAACCCTTTGTGATGGGAGTAATTAATCTTAAAGGGACGATTACACCGATTATTGACCTTCGAATGCGGTTTGGCCTAGAGCAAAAAGAATATGATGAGTCTTCAAGGATTATCATTATTTCCTTTAATGAATTTGAAGTGGGATTGATTGTTGATTCAGCCAGGGATGTTTTAGAGTTTCCGGCTGATTTAATTGAACCGCAGCCTAAAGTTATCGGTATGCAGGAGATTGATTTTATAAATGGCGTTGTGAAGGTTGATAAACGTTTGTTGATATTAATCAAACTCGAACGAATTTTACAAGTACTTGGAACAACACAATCTATATAG
- the flhA gene encoding flagellar biosynthesis protein FlhA encodes MRARDLSVLIAVIMIVAMLIIPLPTWLISFLIMVNISLALLVLLTSMNTQEPLQFSIFPSLLLLLTLFRLGLNISTTRAILTHGDAGGVVHVFGDFVVGGQVIVGLVVFLILIIIQFIVITKGAERVAEVAARFTLDAMPGKQMSIDADLNAGMISEQEARTRRDKVSREADFFGSMDGASKFVKGDAIASIIIVLINLIFGMIIGVMQMDLSFGEAAVKFSLLSVGDGIVSQVPALLISTATGIIVTRAASDGNLASDITSQLFAYPQMLYIAAGTILLLGLFTPINNFLTLFISGLLALGAYKATSIQQKESTVSELEPDDTAEAEEMKSPESVISLLSIDPIEFEFGYGLIPLADANQGGDLLDRVVMIRRQLAIELGLVIPVVRIRDNIQLKPNEYRLKIKGAEMARGELLLDHYLAMAPGMDDDSIEGIDTIEPSFGLPAKWITEETKEYAEMLGYTVVDPPSVVSTHITEVIKTNAADLIGRQETKQLIEHLRESAPILIEEVTPNPLSVGDIQKVLAKLLREKVSIRNLPVIFETLADFGRMTNDTDILAEYVRQALARQITNQYVTGDNLKVLTLSGRVEKIVADSVQQTEQGNYLSLDPTNSQKILESVAGKLEEHALLDQAPVLLCSPAVRMYVRQLTERYFPQLPVLSYNELEANIEVQSVGVVNAE; translated from the coding sequence ATGCGAGCAAGAGATTTATCAGTTTTAATAGCCGTCATAATGATTGTAGCCATGTTAATTATCCCTTTACCAACATGGTTGATAAGTTTTTTAATCATGGTCAATATTTCTCTTGCCTTATTAGTATTATTGACTTCAATGAATACACAGGAACCTTTGCAATTTTCTATTTTCCCTTCCTTACTGTTGCTCCTCACGTTATTTAGACTCGGCCTTAATATTTCTACGACTAGAGCAATCCTGACACACGGGGATGCCGGTGGAGTCGTTCATGTATTCGGTGACTTTGTAGTTGGCGGTCAAGTGATTGTTGGATTGGTCGTTTTCCTAATCTTAATCATTATTCAATTCATTGTCATTACAAAAGGGGCTGAACGTGTAGCAGAGGTGGCAGCCCGATTTACGCTTGATGCAATGCCAGGTAAACAAATGAGTATTGATGCCGATTTAAATGCCGGAATGATTTCTGAACAAGAGGCGAGAACCAGACGTGATAAGGTGTCGAGAGAAGCTGATTTTTTTGGTTCGATGGATGGTGCCAGCAAGTTTGTTAAAGGTGACGCCATAGCCAGTATTATTATTGTCTTAATCAACCTGATATTCGGAATGATTATCGGTGTTATGCAAATGGATTTATCATTTGGTGAGGCGGCTGTGAAATTTTCACTTTTATCTGTAGGGGACGGGATTGTCAGTCAGGTGCCAGCCTTACTGATTTCAACTGCGACAGGTATTATCGTGACGAGAGCAGCATCAGATGGCAATCTTGCTTCAGATATTACATCTCAGCTTTTTGCTTATCCACAAATGCTGTATATTGCTGCCGGAACTATTCTGTTATTAGGGCTTTTTACACCGATTAATAATTTTCTAACATTATTTATTTCTGGTCTATTGGCTTTGGGGGCTTATAAAGCTACATCTATTCAACAAAAAGAAAGCACTGTTTCTGAACTGGAACCAGATGATACCGCAGAAGCGGAAGAAATGAAAAGTCCGGAAAGCGTCATTAGTCTTCTCAGTATTGATCCGATTGAGTTTGAATTCGGTTATGGGTTAATTCCATTAGCGGATGCCAATCAGGGCGGAGACCTTTTGGACAGGGTGGTTATGATTCGCAGGCAGCTTGCTATTGAATTGGGTCTTGTTATACCCGTTGTAAGAATCAGAGATAATATTCAGCTTAAGCCTAATGAATATAGGCTGAAAATTAAAGGTGCTGAAATGGCCAGGGGTGAGCTTTTGTTAGATCACTATTTAGCGATGGCTCCAGGAATGGATGATGATTCTATTGAAGGAATTGATACGATAGAACCTTCCTTTGGGCTGCCGGCCAAGTGGATTACGGAAGAGACCAAGGAATATGCTGAAATGCTAGGCTATACCGTTGTGGATCCACCATCAGTTGTTTCCACACATATTACTGAAGTCATTAAAACAAATGCAGCTGATTTGATTGGGCGTCAGGAAACAAAACAATTAATTGAGCATCTCAGAGAGTCTGCACCAATTTTAATAGAAGAAGTTACGCCTAATCCTTTATCTGTAGGTGATATACAAAAAGTTCTGGCTAAATTATTGAGAGAAAAGGTCTCAATTAGGAACCTACCAGTTATTTTTGAAACCTTAGCTGATTTTGGAAGGATGACAAATGATACTGACATTTTAGCGGAATATGTTAGACAGGCACTTGCCCGTCAAATCACAAACCAATATGTAACGGGTGATAATTTAAAAGTGTTAACTCTTTCTGGAAGAGTTGAAAAAATCGTTGCCGACAGTGTTCAACAGACAGAACAAGGTAATTATCTATCGCTAGATCCGACTAACTCACAGAAAATCCTTGAATCAGTAGCAGGAAAGCTGGAGGAGCATGCCTTACTTGATCAGGCACCTGTATTGTTATGTTCACCAGCTGTAAGGATGTATGTGCGCCAGCTGACAGAGAGATATTTCCCGCAGCTTCCGGTGCTATCATATAACGAATTGGAAGCAAATATAGAGGTACAAAGTGTAGGGGTGGTGAATGCTGAATGA
- a CDS encoding chemotaxis protein CheA: MDLDQYLEVFIEESKEHLQTCNELLLELEKNPDDVMIVHEIFRSAHTLKGMSATMGFDDLARLTHQMENVLDEIRNQRIKVNTDILDIVFLAVDDLEAMVLSVADGGNGKRDVSLTIEKLENIVAGQIVMIGSADREHPGAPVEMESRADIYDEYEWAVMEQSIDQGFKAYSVKVILNDDCILKAVRVFMVYEIFAELGEVIKSVPPVDVLEEEDFGQEFTATILSKQSAIDIEQRILKVSELESVRVSLVPNKTSKDQEYKATKDLENANQLQVHSTKQVKGKEDEKASSVNTAVAHSKTIRVNIERLDILMNLFEELVIDRGRLEQISKDLKDAELFETVEHMTRISGDMQTIILNMRMVPVETVFNRFPRMVRQLARNLNKHIRLEIIGAETELDRTVIDEIGDPLLHLLRNALDHGIETPEARRDKGKPEEGTVILKAYHSGNHVFIEIEDDGAGINTDVVVTKAVDKGIITEEQAEIMTERQKNELLFASGFSTAKEISDISGRGVGLDVVKNTIESLGGSVSINSRLGYGSIFSVKLPLTLSIISVMLVEVQDEKYAIPLSSIIETYIVQREEVLRSHNQDVIDFRGKIIPLVYLHSILSIPVCREEEDFLSLVIVRNGDKMAGLVVNSFIGQQEIVLKSLGNYLNSVFAVSGATILGDGQVALIIDCNSLVK, translated from the coding sequence TTGGATTTAGATCAATATTTAGAGGTTTTTATAGAAGAAAGCAAGGAACACTTACAAACTTGTAATGAACTATTATTGGAGCTCGAAAAAAATCCTGATGATGTCATGATTGTGCATGAAATTTTTAGGTCAGCCCATACATTAAAAGGAATGTCTGCGACAATGGGTTTTGATGATTTAGCACGATTAACTCATCAAATGGAAAATGTGTTGGATGAGATCCGAAATCAGCGAATAAAAGTTAATACCGACATTTTAGACATTGTATTTTTAGCTGTTGATGATTTGGAAGCAATGGTTTTATCGGTTGCAGATGGTGGAAACGGAAAAAGAGATGTCTCTTTAACAATAGAAAAATTAGAAAACATAGTAGCAGGTCAAATCGTTATGATAGGTTCTGCAGATAGAGAACATCCTGGTGCTCCGGTAGAAATGGAATCCCGTGCGGATATTTATGACGAATACGAATGGGCGGTCATGGAACAATCAATCGACCAAGGCTTTAAAGCTTACTCTGTTAAGGTGATTTTAAATGATGATTGTATCTTAAAAGCAGTCCGTGTTTTTATGGTTTATGAAATTTTTGCTGAACTGGGAGAAGTAATTAAGTCGGTTCCTCCCGTCGATGTTCTTGAGGAAGAAGATTTTGGGCAGGAGTTTACGGCAACGATCCTATCAAAACAATCTGCAATAGATATCGAACAGAGAATCTTAAAAGTATCAGAGCTTGAGTCTGTACGAGTTTCGCTGGTGCCGAATAAGACATCTAAGGATCAGGAATATAAAGCCACAAAGGATCTGGAAAATGCGAATCAGCTGCAGGTGCATTCAACAAAGCAGGTAAAGGGTAAGGAAGATGAAAAAGCTTCCTCTGTTAATACTGCAGTGGCTCATAGTAAGACGATACGGGTCAATATTGAGCGCCTTGACATATTAATGAATCTATTTGAAGAGTTAGTGATTGATCGCGGAAGACTCGAACAAATTTCGAAGGATTTAAAAGATGCAGAGCTGTTTGAAACAGTTGAACATATGACAAGAATTTCTGGTGATATGCAAACAATAATCCTAAATATGAGGATGGTACCAGTAGAAACAGTTTTTAATCGGTTTCCGCGTATGGTCAGGCAGCTTGCGCGTAATCTGAATAAACACATCCGTCTTGAAATTATTGGTGCGGAAACGGAGTTAGACCGGACTGTTATTGACGAAATTGGTGATCCTCTGCTGCATCTTTTACGAAACGCTTTGGATCATGGTATTGAAACACCGGAAGCTAGACGGGACAAGGGCAAGCCTGAAGAGGGTACAGTCATCCTGAAGGCTTATCATAGTGGCAACCACGTTTTTATAGAAATAGAAGATGATGGCGCTGGTATTAATACAGATGTGGTTGTAACAAAAGCAGTGGATAAAGGAATTATTACAGAAGAACAAGCTGAAATCATGACAGAACGTCAAAAAAACGAACTTCTTTTCGCTTCAGGTTTTTCCACAGCTAAGGAGATTTCTGATATATCAGGCCGGGGGGTTGGCTTAGATGTTGTGAAAAATACCATCGAATCTCTTGGTGGAAGTGTGTCTATTAATTCACGCCTAGGATATGGATCTATTTTTTCTGTGAAATTGCCACTTACCTTATCAATCATATCAGTCATGCTAGTTGAAGTTCAGGATGAAAAGTACGCAATTCCCTTATCTTCCATAATTGAAACGTATATCGTCCAAAGAGAAGAAGTATTAAGATCACATAATCAAGATGTCATTGACTTTAGAGGTAAGATTATCCCGCTCGTGTATCTGCATTCAATTCTTTCTATCCCTGTTTGTCGGGAGGAGGAAGACTTTTTGTCATTAGTAATTGTGCGTAATGGAGACAAGATGGCCGGGTTAGTTGTCAATTCATTCATTGGTCAGCAGGAAATCGTTTTAAAATCATTGGGTAATTACTTAAATTCTGTCTTCGCTGTTTCAGGAGCTACGATTCTCGGGGATGGTCAAGTTGCATTGATTATAGATTGCAATTCTCTTGTTAAGTAA
- the flhB gene encoding flagellar biosynthesis protein FlhB — translation MSLLKLDLQFFSGEKTEKATPKKRQDARKKGQVAKSQDINTAVVLLGVFLILYIAGGFLKDRLLVIFKYPINLSATFSYSEADLYLMFIELLKQMAIILGPIMLAAFIAGIIANFAQVGAMFSTETIQFKLEKIDPIKGFKRIFSMRALVEMLKSILKITVIGVITFYSIWSRLDEIMMLSTKTKGASLITLADITVKTGLFASGALLFLALLDYLYQRFDFEKSIRMSKQEIKQEYKTIEGDPIIKSRIKQKQREMAMSRMMQEIPKADVVITNPTHYAIALKYDENQLDAPYVVGKGLDFVAQKIKLVAKENDIPMMENRPLARALYNQADIGQAIPEEFYKGVAEILAYVYKLKGKS, via the coding sequence ATGAGCCTACTAAAACTGGATTTGCAATTTTTTTCAGGGGAGAAAACAGAGAAGGCTACTCCTAAAAAAAGACAGGATGCAAGGAAAAAAGGGCAGGTTGCCAAAAGTCAGGATATCAATACAGCAGTTGTTTTGTTAGGGGTATTTCTCATTTTATATATAGCAGGTGGTTTTTTAAAAGATAGATTACTAGTTATTTTTAAGTATCCAATCAATCTATCTGCTACCTTCTCATATTCAGAAGCGGATTTATATTTAATGTTTATTGAACTTCTTAAACAAATGGCTATTATCTTGGGACCTATTATGTTAGCGGCTTTTATAGCCGGAATTATCGCTAATTTTGCGCAGGTAGGAGCCATGTTTTCAACCGAAACTATACAATTTAAGCTTGAAAAAATTGACCCAATAAAAGGGTTTAAACGGATTTTTTCAATGAGAGCGCTCGTCGAAATGCTCAAATCTATATTAAAGATTACGGTCATTGGAGTTATAACCTTTTATTCTATTTGGTCGCGGTTGGATGAAATTATGATGCTTTCAACTAAAACGAAGGGGGCATCCTTAATTACACTTGCAGATATTACAGTCAAAACCGGTTTGTTTGCTTCGGGAGCTTTATTGTTTTTAGCCCTGTTGGACTATCTTTATCAACGTTTCGATTTTGAAAAGAGCATTCGAATGTCCAAACAGGAAATTAAACAAGAGTATAAAACAATCGAAGGAGATCCGATAATAAAGTCTCGAATCAAGCAAAAACAAAGAGAAATGGCCATGTCGAGAATGATGCAGGAGATACCAAAAGCTGATGTAGTAATTACGAATCCGACCCACTATGCGATTGCTTTAAAATATGACGAAAATCAGCTGGATGCACCATATGTAGTAGGAAAAGGGCTGGATTTTGTTGCCCAGAAAATAAAGCTTGTCGCTAAAGAAAATGATATTCCGATGATGGAAAACAGACCATTAGCAAGAGCATTGTACAATCAGGCAGATATCGGTCAGGCAATCCCTGAAGAGTTTTACAAAGGAGTGGCTGAGATTCTTGCGTACGTCTATAAACTGAAAGGCAAGTCGTAG
- a CDS encoding chemotaxis protein CheD, with product MNPRHEQEIIRVGIADMNFAYKGSIIRTAGLGSCVGVVLYCPSQQIAGMVHVMLPDSSLARGKTFNKAKYADTAIPELIKQFKNKGIKSQLLKAKLAGGAQMFQFSSGSDLMRIGPRNVDAVKIQLMENHIQIIAEDVGGNSGRTIEFNPITSILHIRTVNQGSCSI from the coding sequence ATGAATCCTCGTCACGAACAGGAAATTATCCGCGTTGGAATTGCAGATATGAATTTTGCTTATAAGGGTTCCATTATTAGAACAGCCGGTCTTGGATCTTGTGTTGGTGTTGTCCTTTACTGCCCATCTCAACAGATAGCAGGAATGGTTCATGTTATGCTGCCGGATTCCTCACTTGCCAGAGGTAAAACATTTAATAAAGCAAAATATGCAGATACTGCAATACCAGAGCTTATTAAACAATTCAAGAATAAGGGAATAAAAAGTCAATTGCTCAAGGCAAAACTTGCAGGTGGAGCGCAAATGTTTCAATTCAGTTCAGGAAGTGATCTGATGAGAATCGGACCGCGAAATGTAGATGCTGTGAAAATTCAGCTTATGGAAAATCATATCCAGATAATTGCTGAAGATGTTGGCGGAAACAGTGGAAGAACAATTGAATTTAATCCGATTACAAGTATATTGCACATTCGTACGGTTAATCAGGGTTCCTGCTCTATTTAA
- a CDS encoding protein-glutamate methylesterase/protein-glutamine glutaminase has translation MAAIKVLIIEDSPFMRKLITEFLQEDEQIEVVGIARNGADGLLKMEKLKPDVITLDIEMPVMDGITTLQVIMEKNPMPVVMLSGTNRSGVDMIMESMKLGAVNFIEKPSGSFSQDLHRIKSLMIQKVKEAAKVNMSVFDQNNRLMNVPPIAEISQELNLTENVNEKNTDVPFQKIICIGTSTGGPRALYTVLPLLKKNTVPILIVQHMPEGFTKHLAERLNELSEITVKEAEEGEILCNGTAYIAPGGFHLKASVQAGVLIAKLDKTNSVNGHRPSVDVLFDSVSELPPVYECVAVIMTGMGSDGTKGIMNLRKFKKSRIIAESEETCVVYGMPKAAIATGLVDEIIPLGHIAGVLNEICKGER, from the coding sequence TTGGCTGCTATTAAAGTTCTAATCATTGAAGATTCACCTTTTATGAGAAAGTTGATAACTGAATTTTTACAAGAAGATGAACAAATTGAAGTGGTGGGCATTGCTAGAAATGGAGCAGATGGGCTTTTGAAAATGGAAAAGCTGAAACCTGATGTCATTACACTGGATATAGAAATGCCTGTAATGGACGGTATAACGACATTGCAGGTAATCATGGAAAAAAATCCAATGCCTGTGGTTATGCTTTCCGGTACTAACAGATCGGGTGTAGATATGATTATGGAGAGCATGAAGCTTGGTGCAGTCAATTTTATCGAAAAGCCCTCTGGTTCATTTTCACAGGATTTACACAGAATTAAGAGTCTAATGATTCAGAAAGTGAAAGAGGCTGCCAAAGTAAATATGAGCGTGTTTGACCAAAATAATCGCCTGATGAATGTGCCGCCAATCGCTGAAATTTCACAGGAACTGAATCTGACTGAAAATGTCAATGAAAAAAATACGGATGTTCCCTTCCAAAAAATTATTTGTATCGGAACCTCGACGGGAGGACCGCGAGCACTGTATACCGTATTGCCATTACTTAAAAAGAATACGGTACCTATTCTCATTGTACAGCATATGCCGGAAGGGTTTACAAAACACTTGGCTGAGAGACTAAATGAGTTGTCAGAAATAACTGTGAAGGAAGCTGAAGAGGGAGAAATTTTATGTAATGGAACAGCCTATATTGCACCTGGTGGATTTCATTTAAAAGCTTCAGTTCAAGCTGGTGTGCTGATTGCCAAATTGGATAAAACTAATTCCGTTAATGGCCACCGTCCATCGGTGGATGTCTTGTTTGATTCAGTTTCCGAACTGCCCCCTGTATACGAATGTGTAGCCGTTATTATGACAGGTATGGGATCAGATGGTACGAAGGGAATTATGAATTTAAGAAAGTTTAAAAAGTCCAGAATTATTGCTGAATCTGAAGAAACTTGTGTGGTCTATGGTATGCCAAAAGCGGCAATCGCTACGGGATTGGTGGATGAAATAATTCCTCTGGGTCATATAGCTGGAGTATTGAATGAAATTTGTAAGGGTGAGAGGTGA